One window of the Emcibacter sp. genome contains the following:
- a CDS encoding MarR family transcriptional regulator, protein MTKKKNKNTETRDATPQENRSVCLAQSIMALRHRLYKMASECAPGSNLKSSELALLITLGRTGTQSMSDLAKACFFSPPNATYIVSSLEKKGLVKRERSDKSSRVVFVNMTPAGRTVFEQTYPLIVRRMNKFFGDRLSDVQIDVLEQVLTKLTAD, encoded by the coding sequence ATGACAAAGAAAAAAAATAAAAATACCGAGACCAGGGATGCTACACCACAGGAAAACAGGTCAGTTTGTCTGGCCCAGAGTATTATGGCCCTGCGCCACCGGCTCTACAAGATGGCCAGCGAATGTGCGCCGGGCAGCAATCTGAAGAGTTCGGAACTGGCCCTTTTGATAACGCTGGGGCGTACCGGCACCCAGTCTATGAGCGATCTGGCCAAGGCCTGCTTCTTTTCACCGCCGAATGCCACCTATATTGTCTCCTCGCTGGAGAAAAAGGGACTGGTCAAGCGGGAGAGGTCCGACAAGTCAAGCCGGGTGGTCTTTGTCAATATGACCCCTGCCGGGCGGACTGTGTTTGAACAGACCTATCCGCTGATCGTGCGCCGGATGAATAAATTCTTCGGTGACCGGCTGTCGGATGTACAGATTGATGTTCTCGAACAGGTGCTGACTAAACTGACCGCCGACTGA
- a CDS encoding ABC transporter permease, producing MNSLPTAFRFALRELRSGVKRFRIFLACLFLGTAIIASVGSVTTNISEGLSQEARLFLGGDIEVSMMQRELSTEEQSFLEARGIISRVSTLRVMAHQAAGKVEDSSLVELKAVDDLYPLFGALKFLNGDAPADLYAEQDGKPAVVISEALANRLSLSRGNPLKLGSTVYYVSAIVTFEPDRSNQGLQLAPGALMSYSGLKASGLVQPGSLIRNYYRLKLNDGQQLQAVKEEIKQAFPDADWRLRDRGDGGSGVRRFVTRLGQFLALVGLTALLVGGVGVSNAVTAYLSGKTSTIATFKILGARSGMIMQIYLIQVLLMAALATAAGLVLGALMPVLVGDLLVRFLPVPVAAGFYLKPLLLAALYSLLITLIFTLWPLSRAQNIPAARLFRQLVHKNERVKYPKIFIALILGLLAALVGLVVWQSEHRNITLFFLGGTLFAFLVLYGAGWLIRFLARRLPRPKSPTLRIALSNIHRPGNATVSVVLSLGLGLILFTAIALVENNITREINDRASLEAPSFFFIDVQKDQHDAFTSFLENLNGVNDIQSVPNLRGRITHLMGIPSEEVEIDPEGSWMLRGDRGLTFAAKRPENNPLVAGEWWSEGYDGPPEVSISTDMSDTMYLDLGDEITVNVLGRSITATISSLREVDWESYGINYVVMFDPNTLKPAPFTYVATAKVAPELESETFRAIAREYPQVSIVRMKEVLTTLQDMLVKIGAAVDVMAAITILAGILVLAGAIAAGHKRRVYDAAVLKILGATRMDVLRAYVLEFIILGLMAGLVAIALGTLAAWGIVVGIMTMPWHFAVNIPALTIGVSIAFTLLVGMMSIWLAMAARPAQVLREV from the coding sequence ATGAACTCACTCCCGACAGCTTTCCGTTTTGCCCTCCGGGAACTGCGTTCCGGCGTCAAAAGATTCCGTATTTTCCTGGCCTGCCTGTTCCTCGGTACCGCCATCATTGCCTCGGTGGGGTCCGTCACCACCAATATTTCCGAAGGCCTGAGCCAGGAGGCTCGCCTGTTCCTCGGCGGTGACATCGAAGTCAGCATGATGCAGCGGGAACTTAGTACGGAAGAGCAATCTTTCCTGGAAGCGCGCGGCATCATTTCCCGGGTGTCCACGCTTAGGGTCATGGCCCATCAGGCGGCGGGCAAGGTCGAAGACAGTTCGCTGGTGGAGCTCAAGGCCGTTGATGACCTTTATCCGTTGTTTGGAGCATTGAAGTTCCTGAATGGCGATGCCCCGGCAGACCTCTATGCGGAACAGGACGGAAAACCGGCGGTTGTGATTTCCGAGGCGCTGGCCAACCGGTTGTCCCTCAGCCGGGGTAATCCGCTGAAGTTGGGCAGTACGGTCTATTATGTCTCCGCCATTGTCACGTTCGAGCCGGACCGTTCAAACCAGGGCCTGCAACTGGCGCCGGGGGCGCTCATGTCCTATTCGGGCCTCAAAGCCAGCGGCCTCGTGCAGCCCGGCAGCCTGATTCGCAATTATTACCGGCTCAAACTGAACGACGGGCAGCAGCTGCAAGCTGTCAAAGAAGAGATCAAGCAGGCATTCCCCGATGCCGACTGGCGGCTTCGGGACCGCGGTGACGGTGGTTCGGGCGTCAGACGATTTGTCACCCGGCTCGGCCAGTTTCTCGCCCTTGTGGGCTTGACGGCGCTGCTGGTCGGCGGGGTAGGGGTCAGCAATGCGGTGACAGCTTACCTCTCGGGCAAAACATCAACCATCGCCACCTTCAAGATCCTTGGCGCCCGCTCCGGCATGATCATGCAGATTTACCTGATCCAGGTCCTGCTGATGGCAGCGCTGGCCACGGCAGCCGGTCTTGTGCTTGGCGCCCTGATGCCGGTGCTGGTCGGCGATCTTCTGGTTCGCTTTCTGCCGGTACCGGTGGCGGCTGGCTTTTACCTCAAGCCCTTGCTGCTGGCGGCGCTTTACAGCCTGCTGATTACCCTGATCTTTACCCTGTGGCCGTTAAGCCGGGCGCAGAATATCCCGGCCGCCCGGTTGTTCCGCCAGCTTGTCCATAAGAACGAGCGGGTAAAATATCCCAAGATCTTCATTGCCCTTATCCTCGGCCTTCTGGCGGCTTTGGTCGGGCTTGTGGTCTGGCAGTCGGAACATCGCAACATCACTTTGTTTTTCCTCGGCGGCACGCTGTTTGCCTTTCTGGTGCTGTATGGGGCAGGGTGGCTTATCCGGTTTCTCGCCCGCCGTCTGCCGCGCCCGAAAAGCCCGACCCTGCGCATTGCGCTCAGCAATATTCACCGGCCCGGCAACGCTACTGTTTCGGTGGTTCTGTCGCTCGGGCTCGGCCTGATCCTGTTTACCGCCATTGCCCTGGTGGAAAATAACATTACCCGGGAAATCAATGACCGGGCGAGCCTCGAGGCGCCGTCGTTCTTCTTTATCGATGTCCAGAAAGACCAGCATGACGCCTTTACGTCATTTCTGGAAAATCTAAACGGTGTCAATGATATACAGAGCGTTCCTAACCTGCGCGGCCGCATCACGCACCTGATGGGAATTCCGTCCGAAGAGGTCGAGATCGACCCGGAAGGCAGCTGGATGCTGCGCGGCGACCGGGGCCTGACCTTTGCCGCCAAACGGCCGGAAAACAACCCGCTTGTGGCTGGCGAATGGTGGTCCGAGGGCTATGACGGCCCGCCGGAAGTCAGTATTTCCACCGATATGTCGGACACCATGTATCTGGATCTTGGCGATGAAATTACCGTCAATGTGCTTGGCCGGTCGATCACCGCGACTATTTCCTCGCTGCGGGAAGTGGACTGGGAATCTTATGGTATCAACTATGTGGTCATGTTTGACCCGAATACCCTGAAACCCGCACCTTTTACCTATGTGGCGACGGCAAAGGTGGCGCCGGAGCTGGAAAGCGAGACCTTCAGGGCCATTGCCCGGGAATATCCCCAGGTTTCCATTGTCCGCATGAAAGAGGTGCTCACCACATTGCAGGATATGCTGGTCAAGATCGGGGCCGCCGTCGATGTGATGGCTGCTATTACCATACTGGCCGGGATCCTGGTGCTGGCCGGTGCTATTGCCGCCGGGCACAAACGCCGGGTTTATGATGCGGCGGTTTTGAAAATTCTCGGGGCAACCCGGATGGACGTGCTCAGGGCCTATGTGCTTGAATTTATCATTCTCGGGCTTATGGCCGGCCTTGTCGCCATTGCACTCGGCACCCTGGCGGCCTGGGGAATTGTCGTCGGCATCATGACCATGCCGTGGCATTTCGCTGTTAACATTCCGGCACTGACCATTGGCGTCAGCATTGCCTTTACCTTGCTGGTTGGCATGATGAGCATCTGGCTTGCCATGGCCGCACGACCGGCCCAGGTGCTGCGGGAAGTATGA
- a CDS encoding ABC transporter ATP-binding protein: protein MTAQNIVELQNIHLEFKGEGHDVNILRGIDLTIEPGKAIAILGPSGSGKSSLMSIMTGLEKATSGKITIAGRRIDTLNEDNMALFRRDHIGIVLQAFHLIPTMTALENVAVPLELAGNRDAFAIAEQSLTDVGLGHRLDHYPAQMSGGEQQRVAIARAVAPRPEILFADEPTGNLDGKTGQAVIDLIFSLREKLGTTMILITHDPELARKCDRILYIQDGLIDRIEELSQADGKAAE, encoded by the coding sequence ATGACCGCCCAAAATATCGTAGAACTTCAAAATATACATCTTGAATTTAAGGGTGAAGGCCATGATGTCAACATCCTGCGTGGAATTGACCTGACCATCGAGCCCGGGAAAGCCATCGCCATTCTGGGGCCGTCCGGGTCCGGCAAGTCCAGCCTGATGTCCATCATGACCGGCCTGGAAAAGGCCACCAGCGGCAAAATTACCATCGCCGGCCGTCGCATTGATACCCTCAACGAAGATAACATGGCGCTGTTCCGGCGCGACCATATCGGTATTGTGCTGCAGGCCTTCCACCTGATCCCGACCATGACGGCACTGGAAAATGTCGCCGTGCCGCTGGAACTGGCCGGCAACCGGGACGCCTTCGCTATCGCCGAGCAAAGCCTCACGGATGTCGGGCTCGGTCACAGGCTTGATCATTACCCGGCCCAGATGTCCGGTGGTGAGCAACAAAGGGTGGCCATTGCCCGCGCCGTCGCACCGCGGCCTGAAATCCTGTTTGCCGACGAACCGACCGGCAACCTGGACGGCAAAACCGGTCAGGCGGTTATCGATCTGATCTTTTCCCTGCGCGAAAAACTGGGTACCACCATGATCCTGATCACCCATGATCCGGAGCTTGCCCGTAAATGCGACCGTATTCTCTATATCCAGGACGGCTTGATCGACCGGATTGAAGAATTGTCTCAAGCAGACGGGAAAGCGGCGGAATAA
- a CDS encoding arylesterase, with amino-acid sequence MYAGALKTRLSKIKLFANRMAITGLIIATSAMMMAPPSLSADKTILAIGDSLTAGYGLPPGQGFPEQLAQALKAEGQSVRMINAGVSGDTTSGGLSRLEWVLDSIDGNGPELVILEFGANDALRGIDPVITRENIDKMLSILSTRDIPVLFVGMIAPPNMGPDYADLFNKIYPELAGLHNVSFYPFFLDGVAGTLELNQTDGMHPNEQGVAVIVEKIMPHILPLL; translated from the coding sequence ATGTACGCAGGCGCACTTAAAACCCGATTATCCAAAATAAAGTTATTTGCCAACAGGATGGCGATAACCGGCCTGATAATTGCGACCAGCGCCATGATGATGGCGCCCCCTTCCCTGTCGGCGGATAAAACCATCCTGGCCATTGGCGACAGCCTGACGGCCGGATATGGCCTGCCGCCCGGTCAGGGTTTCCCCGAACAGCTGGCACAGGCCCTCAAAGCCGAAGGACAATCCGTCCGGATGATCAATGCCGGCGTTTCCGGAGATACGACGTCGGGTGGACTGTCCCGCCTGGAATGGGTGCTGGACAGCATTGACGGCAACGGCCCTGAACTGGTGATCCTGGAATTTGGCGCCAATGACGCGCTCAGAGGCATCGACCCGGTCATCACCAGGGAAAACATCGACAAAATGCTTTCCATCCTGAGCACCCGGGATATCCCGGTGCTGTTTGTCGGCATGATTGCCCCGCCCAACATGGGGCCTGATTACGCAGATCTGTTTAATAAAATCTATCCGGAGCTGGCCGGCCTCCATAATGTATCCTTCTATCCCTTTTTCCTCGACGGGGTTGCCGGGACACTGGAACTGAACCAGACTGACGGCATGCACCCCAATGAACAGGGCGTAGCCGTGATTGTTGAAAAAATCATGCCTCACATCCTGCCGCTTCTCTGA
- a CDS encoding alpha/beta fold hydrolase, translating into MKLRFDHYGDNGFPLIILHGLFGSASNFRSLAKLYGEKYSVYCLDLRNHGESPHGDDSSYDAMASDILEFMDDHNMTSANILGHSMGGKVAMQLALSHPDRVNKLIVGDIAPVTYPPNHTEVFDGLNALDLNAISSRGEAETVLKNYISNPGVRLFLLSNLARKKDQGFYWRMNLPVLEHEYDQIAAAPRGAPFEKAALFIRGELSEYIPESFYPAIRELFPNARIETLAGAGHWLHAEKPQEFTKLVMDFLED; encoded by the coding sequence ATGAAATTACGTTTCGATCATTATGGCGACAATGGTTTCCCGCTGATCATATTGCACGGCCTGTTCGGCTCAGCCTCCAATTTTCGCAGTCTGGCCAAACTATATGGTGAAAAATATTCGGTCTATTGCCTGGACCTGCGCAATCACGGGGAAAGTCCGCATGGTGACGACAGTTCGTATGACGCCATGGCGTCTGATATTCTCGAATTTATGGATGACCACAACATGACGTCTGCAAATATCCTCGGCCATTCCATGGGCGGAAAGGTGGCCATGCAGCTGGCGCTCAGTCATCCGGACAGGGTCAATAAACTGATTGTCGGTGACATTGCGCCGGTCACCTATCCGCCCAACCACACAGAAGTTTTTGACGGCCTCAACGCCCTCGACCTGAATGCGATCAGCTCCCGGGGCGAGGCGGAAACTGTGCTCAAAAACTATATTTCAAATCCCGGTGTGCGCCTGTTCCTGCTGAGCAATCTCGCCCGTAAAAAAGACCAGGGCTTTTACTGGCGCATGAACTTGCCGGTCCTTGAACATGAGTATGATCAGATTGCTGCCGCCCCCAGGGGAGCTCCTTTTGAGAAAGCCGCCCTGTTCATCCGCGGTGAATTATCTGAATATATTCCGGAAAGTTTTTATCCGGCGATCCGCGAGCTGTTTCCCAATGCCCGAATAGAAACCTTGGCCGGTGCCGGACACTGGCTGCATGCGGAAAAACCGCAGGAATTTACCAAACTGGTTATGGATTTTCTGGAGGACTGA
- a CDS encoding 2-dehydropantoate 2-reductase: MKIGIIGAGGMGGFLGVKLAEAGHEVFFVARGKHLEAMKEKGLTLREEERDTTVTSFIAAEDPSSFGEMDLIVFSVKLYDTMEGARLCLPMMGPDTIILTLQNGVESVDMISEVVGHNKTIAGSIYVSANIEGPGVIRHNGGAGMMMYAGPDGIDEKQYEKIAAVVQDSAMAGDRHPDMMVMLWEKFVLLAANAGLGAMTGMEAGAMCQDPDIRPLFEMALKEVEAVANAAGVSLQQGLVPMMMARIDALKGQNLLASQAYAKLHGNKLEVEWIQGTIHRLGQKYGVPTPVHSLCYVCLKPFANGAQ; encoded by the coding sequence ATGAAGATAGGAATAATCGGCGCTGGCGGCATGGGTGGGTTTCTCGGTGTCAAGCTTGCCGAAGCCGGACATGAGGTCTTTTTTGTTGCCCGCGGAAAACACCTGGAGGCCATGAAAGAAAAAGGCCTGACCCTTCGCGAGGAAGAAAGGGACACGACCGTCACCAGTTTCATCGCCGCAGAAGACCCTTCTTCTTTTGGGGAAATGGACCTGATCGTCTTCAGCGTCAAACTTTATGACACAATGGAGGGCGCCAGACTGTGTCTGCCTATGATGGGACCGGACACTATTATCCTGACCCTGCAGAACGGCGTGGAAAGCGTTGATATGATTTCCGAAGTGGTCGGCCACAACAAGACAATTGCCGGATCTATCTATGTCTCCGCCAATATCGAAGGCCCGGGTGTCATTCGTCATAACGGCGGCGCTGGCATGATGATGTATGCGGGACCAGACGGCATCGATGAAAAACAGTATGAAAAGATTGCCGCCGTTGTCCAGGACAGCGCCATGGCCGGTGACAGACATCCGGATATGATGGTCATGTTGTGGGAAAAATTTGTCCTGCTGGCGGCCAATGCGGGACTTGGCGCCATGACCGGAATGGAGGCTGGCGCCATGTGTCAGGATCCCGACATTCGCCCGCTGTTTGAAATGGCTTTGAAGGAAGTGGAGGCCGTGGCCAACGCCGCCGGTGTTAGCCTGCAGCAGGGCCTTGTCCCCATGATGATGGCCCGCATTGACGCCCTCAAGGGCCAGAACCTGCTCGCTTCCCAGGCATATGCAAAGCTGCATGGCAACAAGCTGGAAGTGGAATGGATACAGGGCACCATTCACCGGCTGGGTCAGAAATATGGCGTGCCGACGCCGGTGCATTCCCTCTGTTACGTCTGTCTGAAACCTTTTGCCAACGGCGCTCAGTAA
- a CDS encoding cysteine desulfurase family protein: MTRPNLPIYLDYQATTPLDGRVLDVMMPYMTTKFGNPHSINHSFGWEASAGVEKARREIAALIGADEEEVVFTSGATESNNLAIKGMAYALYPDKNHIVTVCTEHSCVIESCRSLEQSGLEVTYLPVGADGILDLDLLAESITDKTGLVSVMAVNNEIGVIQYLAKISRICRDKAVCFHTDAAQGVGKIPLDMKALEVDLMSISGHKLYGPKGIGALYVNTNLKPQPVPLFSGGGQERGLRSGTLAPALCAGLGAACALAEKEMEQDNAHVQQLAGRFLEQLQTVLDGITVNGSRDKRWPGNLNLTFEGVKSDILVSGIRDIALSTGAACSAATPKPSHVLTALGLDRKKIDCSVRVGFGRMSSEAEVDFATDLIIEAVQKARNPY, from the coding sequence ATGACCCGACCGAACCTGCCCATCTATCTGGACTATCAGGCGACAACGCCCCTGGACGGGCGGGTCCTCGACGTCATGATGCCTTATATGACCACGAAATTCGGCAATCCTCATTCGATCAATCATTCGTTCGGCTGGGAAGCCTCTGCCGGGGTTGAAAAGGCCCGGCGGGAAATTGCCGCCCTGATAGGGGCAGACGAAGAGGAAGTTGTTTTTACCTCCGGTGCCACGGAATCGAACAATCTGGCCATTAAAGGCATGGCCTATGCCCTGTACCCGGACAAAAATCATATCGTAACCGTCTGCACGGAACATAGTTGCGTAATTGAAAGTTGCAGGTCACTGGAACAAAGCGGCCTTGAGGTCACCTACCTTCCGGTGGGTGCCGACGGCATTCTGGATCTGGACCTTCTTGCCGAAAGCATCACTGATAAAACCGGACTTGTTTCGGTAATGGCGGTGAATAATGAAATCGGCGTGATCCAGTATCTGGCGAAAATCAGCAGGATCTGCCGGGATAAAGCTGTTTGTTTCCATACAGATGCCGCGCAGGGTGTGGGGAAAATCCCGCTGGACATGAAAGCTCTTGAAGTCGACCTGATGAGCATTTCCGGGCACAAGCTCTATGGCCCCAAGGGAATTGGCGCCCTTTATGTGAACACAAACCTGAAACCGCAGCCGGTGCCCTTGTTCAGTGGCGGCGGGCAGGAAAGGGGGCTTCGTTCGGGAACTCTCGCCCCTGCATTATGTGCCGGACTTGGGGCGGCCTGTGCACTGGCGGAAAAAGAGATGGAACAGGACAATGCCCATGTTCAGCAACTTGCCGGTCGTTTTCTGGAACAACTGCAAACTGTCCTCGACGGAATAACGGTCAATGGCTCCAGGGACAAGCGCTGGCCGGGCAACCTGAACCTCACGTTTGAGGGCGTCAAAAGTGACATTCTGGTGTCCGGCATCCGGGACATTGCCCTGTCCACGGGCGCGGCCTGCTCGGCAGCAACACCAAAGCCATCTCATGTCCTGACCGCACTCGGCCTTGACCGGAAAAAAATCGATTGCAGTGTTCGGGTAGGGTTTGGCCGCATGTCCAGCGAAGCCGAAGTGGATTTTGCCACTGACCTGATCATCGAAGCCGTCCAGAAAGCCCGCAATCCTTACTGA
- a CDS encoding cysteine desulfurase family protein, which produces MTRPVIYLDYNATVPVRPEVIDEMGRVMAAGGNASSVHSLGRKAKATLEKSRQGIADMINCRPQMITFTSGGTEANNIALRCVGAGRLIVAATEHDSILDVARNFPGETVILPVSSNGLIDPAKLATLLQESDRKTVVSIMLANNETGILQDIAVLSELVHEHGALMHTDAVQAFGKIPLDFRALGVDMMSLSAHKIGGPQGVGAFVAWEKINVEPLIRGGGQELGRRSGTENLPGIAGFGVAAGLVPKSIQLMKQVGEWRDRIENTLSQHSNTVRFFGVQSPRLPNVTSVLMPGVSSETQVMAMDLEGICVSAGSACSSGKVKASHVITAMGGTPDEAASTLRISLGWNSREEDVDRFIAAWCRLYDRKHGA; this is translated from the coding sequence TTGACCAGACCAGTGATCTACCTGGACTATAACGCCACAGTGCCGGTCCGGCCCGAAGTCATTGACGAAATGGGCCGGGTTATGGCTGCTGGCGGCAATGCCTCCTCTGTCCACTCCCTCGGCCGTAAGGCCAAGGCGACACTTGAAAAATCACGTCAGGGCATCGCCGACATGATCAACTGTCGTCCGCAGATGATCACCTTTACCAGCGGCGGTACCGAAGCCAATAATATAGCCCTTCGCTGCGTTGGTGCAGGACGCCTCATTGTCGCGGCGACAGAGCATGATTCAATTCTCGACGTCGCCCGAAATTTTCCCGGTGAAACGGTCATTCTTCCGGTTAGCTCCAATGGCCTGATCGACCCGGCGAAACTTGCAACACTTCTTCAGGAAAGCGACCGGAAAACGGTCGTTTCCATCATGCTGGCCAATAATGAAACCGGTATCCTTCAGGATATTGCCGTCCTATCAGAATTGGTTCATGAACACGGCGCGCTGATGCACACCGATGCAGTCCAGGCGTTTGGCAAGATTCCGCTGGATTTCCGGGCCCTCGGTGTGGATATGATGAGCCTTTCTGCTCACAAGATTGGTGGCCCGCAGGGCGTTGGAGCCTTTGTTGCCTGGGAAAAGATAAATGTCGAGCCCCTGATCCGGGGGGGCGGGCAGGAACTTGGTCGCCGGTCCGGGACCGAAAATCTGCCCGGAATCGCCGGGTTTGGCGTGGCGGCCGGACTGGTGCCGAAATCAATTCAGTTGATGAAACAGGTTGGTGAATGGCGGGACCGGATCGAGAATACCCTGTCGCAGCATAGCAATACGGTACGATTTTTCGGTGTGCAAAGCCCGCGCCTGCCGAATGTCACCAGCGTCCTGATGCCGGGTGTATCCAGCGAAACCCAGGTTATGGCCATGGATTTGGAAGGAATTTGTGTGAGCGCCGGTTCGGCCTGTTCTTCAGGCAAGGTCAAGGCGTCGCATGTCATCACGGCCATGGGGGGAACACCGGATGAGGCAGCCTCGACCCTGAGGATCAGTCTCGGCTGGAACAGCCGTGAGGAAGATGTCGACCGTTTTATTGCGGCCTGGTGCAGACTTTATGACAGGAAACATGGTGCATGA
- the cysE gene encoding serine O-acetyltransferase, translating into MFDNIRHDISIAMERDPAARSRVEAFFAYPGIHALIFYRWAHWCWNSGFHTMGRILSHIGRVFTGIEIHPGAKIGKGVFIDHGMGVVIGETAEVGDNVTLYQGVTLGGTSLEKGKRHPTLEEGVIVGAGAKVLGPIILGRGCRVGSNAVVVKPVPENTSVVGIPAKVVQPPESRKVEDFCAYGMPTDDIPDPIARSLEGMFDMVCGLRARVEELEKEVAELETENTLLARSKDPENKTADKKVPAGE; encoded by the coding sequence ATGTTTGACAATATTCGCCACGATATATCCATCGCAATGGAGCGAGATCCGGCCGCCCGGTCCCGTGTAGAAGCCTTTTTTGCCTATCCCGGCATCCACGCCCTGATCTTCTATCGCTGGGCCCACTGGTGCTGGAATTCGGGCTTTCACACCATGGGACGCATTCTGTCCCACATCGGCCGTGTTTTTACCGGCATCGAAATTCATCCAGGCGCCAAAATAGGTAAAGGTGTCTTTATTGATCACGGCATGGGGGTAGTTATCGGTGAGACGGCTGAAGTCGGCGATAATGTGACCCTTTACCAAGGGGTAACCCTTGGCGGTACCTCGCTGGAAAAAGGCAAACGACACCCGACCCTTGAAGAAGGTGTCATTGTCGGCGCCGGGGCCAAGGTGCTTGGACCCATTATTCTGGGCAGAGGGTGCCGTGTCGGATCGAACGCCGTTGTGGTCAAACCGGTACCGGAAAATACATCTGTTGTCGGTATTCCTGCCAAGGTCGTACAGCCGCCGGAAAGCAGGAAAGTGGAAGACTTCTGTGCTTATGGCATGCCGACCGATGATATTCCCGATCCGATCGCCCGTTCTCTTGAAGGCATGTTTGACATGGTCTGCGGACTTCGTGCGCGGGTGGAAGAGCTGGAAAAGGAAGTGGCAGAGCTTGAAACAGAAAACACTCTGCTGGCCCGCTCGAAAGACCCGGAGAACAAGACAGCAGACAAAAAAGTCCCGGCCGGCGAATAA